In Capsicum annuum cultivar UCD-10X-F1 chromosome 7, UCD10Xv1.1, whole genome shotgun sequence, one genomic interval encodes:
- the LOC124885911 gene encoding uncharacterized protein LOC124885911, with translation MDLPVSKYEHWKAKFIDGLPPLFAARVRKTLRGSYGEIPYSEKTYGQLIVACTQEGLALCNELKLARQVKLDKLREKSQLGDFCEQFGMEKPLVQKSRKYSKSRPYYKSKHSRHRSKEEREARKSFRKSTRFAKNHSKCDLAKIKCYKCNQYGHIAPNCKLQKLKSLRLSEEVHDQVYNLLYTSDSESDSTSENDFELPNSGSEQNQNNRCDDCDNDLCNCDEMMYKLQAQFEDLDLDVKTLTAENILELLKEVSDEKLCEKILNLATQKTSASSSTSRDNTFENQPMSYSLAEVNRRLAISKTPGRDTTFDDLKLEVEKLKKEIISLQQNQMVTDHRLSKLEETTKFSTSSSKGKEKDFAISKNSEDTLPLEDYNTENSKNDSFLGMMQIVSSHKWYINCTILINKNFFITNVAMIDSGADVSCIQEGLIPTKYFEKTTHVIRSASGHSLDINYKLPNTHICRDKVCIPHFFFLVKNQIYPPIILGTPFINAIYPYTHIDARGFTATYKKQPISYPFITHPVTRDINALINIKQNQLNFLQLEIMSINIFDTMKSVKIKEKIKTISSQLMLDICADHPNAFWNRKKHIVSLPYEENFSEDKIPTKSRPCQMNTNLVEFCKTEIDSLLQKGLIKPSKSPWSCIAFYVNNAAEKERGIPRLVINYKPLNKVLKWIRYPIPNKRDLLSRLYDANIFSKFDLKSGYWQIQIDKNHTYRTAFNVPFGQYEWNVMPFGLKNAPSEFQKIMNDIFNPYMDFIIVYIDDILVFSKTLESHFKHLHIFKQIIIQNGLVISKPKVSLFQTSIRFLGHNISQGSIEPIQRVLEFAIKFPDEITDKKQLQRFLGSLNYISPFYQNLSRDLAPLYDRLKKDHKTPWTKAHTDLVKLIKTRVQSLPCTSLANPNWLKIIETDASNIGYGGILKQVNPHTKSECLIRFYSGKWTESQKKYATVAHEMLTIVKCVLKFQDDLYNQKFVIRTDAQSVKFMFDKDFKHDASKIIFASMVDPPWQIARGRGRGRNQNPAYLHHGGRTNPSYPRSTRNSAYSTTSSNFPVLQHGNRTLVNARISQEASSSQSQTPNINLDDIPETHPLFQQIKSYLSDQKKAADSFASIITENEDKPSYEKLEARELIIYLENQHIPSQENSEEAWRILKNYLTANVYMAGESYKTQTFYE, from the exons ATGGACTTACCCGTGAGTAAGTATGaacattggaaagctaaattcattgacgGTCTTCCCCCCCTATTTGCTGCACGTGTTCGTAAAActcttagaggatcttatggcgAAATTCCTTATTctgaaaaaacttatggtcaacTAATTGTAGCTTGTACACAAGAAGGCTTAGCCCTCTGTAATGAGCTAAAATTAGCTAGACAAGTCAAGCTTGATAAGCTCAGAGAGAAATCTCAATTGGGCGACTTCTGTGAACAATTCGGCATGGAAAAACCCTTGGTTCAAAAATCCCGAAAATATTCAAAATCCAGACCTTACTATAAATCCAAACACTCTAGGCATCGGAGTAAGGAAGAGCGCGAAGCTCGAAAGTCCTTCCGAAAGTCTACTAGATTTGCTAAAAATCATTCGAAGTGTGATTTAGCAAAAATCAAATGCTATAAGTGTAATCAATATGGTCATATTGCTCCCAATTGCAAATTGCAAAAACTTAAGTCATTAagactttctgaagaagttcatgaccaagtctataatttattatatacctctgaCTCTGAATCGGATTCTActtctgaaaatgattttgaattacccaATTCAGGTAGTGAGCAAAATCAGAATAATAGATGTGATGACTGTGATAATGATTTGtgcaattgtgatgaaatgatgtataaacttcaagcgcaaTTCGAAGACCTAGATCTTGATGTTAAAACTCTCACCGCTGAAAATATTCTTGAATTACTTAAAGAAGTTTCGGATGAAAAACTTTGTGAGAAAATCCTTAATCTTGCTACCCAAAAAACTTCTGCTTCTTCTAGTACGTCTAGAGATAACACTTTCGAAAATCAACCTATGTCTTATTCTTTAGCTGAAGTAAATCGACGGCTTGCTATAAGTAAAACTCCTGGTAGAGACACCACTTTTGACGATTTAAAACTCGaagttgaaaaactcaaaaaggaaATTATTTCGCTACAACAAAATCAGATGGTTACTGATCATCGACTTTCAAAACTCGAAGAAACAACGAAATTTTCAACTTCTTCttcaaaaggaaaggaaaaagatTTTGCAATCTCAAAAAATTCTGAGGATACTCTTCCCCTTGAAGATTACAATACCGAAAATTCGAAAAATGATTCTTTTCTAGGGATGATGCAAATTGTCTCTTcccataaatggtatattaattgtaccatattaattaataaaaacttCTTTATTACTAAcgttgctatgattgatagtggtgcggACGTTAGTTGCATACAAGAAGGTTTGATTCCTacaaaatactttgaaaaaactACTCATGTTATTAGATCTGCATCTGGAcattctcttgatattaattataaactacCTAACACGCATATTTGTCGAGACAAGGTATGTATtcctcatttcttcttcttggtcaaaaatcaaatttatcCGCCTATTATTTTAGGTACTCCTTtcataaatgctatttatccctATACGCATATTGATGCCAGAGGTTTTACGGCTACATATAAAAAGCAGCCAATTTCGTACCCTTTTATCACTCATCCAGTCACTAGGGACATAAACGCTCTTATTAATATAAAGCAAAATCAgcttaatttcttacaattagaaATAATGAGCATTAATATTTTCGACACCATGAAATCggttaaaataaaagaaaaaataaaaactatttcttCCCAATTAATGCTTGATATCTGTGCTGATCATCCAAACGCTTTCTGGAATCGAAAGaaacatattgtttctcttccctaTGAAGAAAATTTCAGCGAAGACAAGATCCCTACcaaatctcgaccctgtcaaatgaatacaaaCTTGGTCGAATTTTGCAAAACAGAGATAGATAGTCTCCTTCAAAAGGGACTTATTAAACCCTCTaaatctccttggtcttgtaTTGCTTTCTATgttaataatgctgctgaaaaagaacgagGTATTCCTCGGTTAGTTATCaattataaacctctgaataaagttttaaaatggattcgttATCCAATTCCCAATAAAAGGGATTTACTGTCTAGATTATATGACGCTAATATATTCTCTAAATTTGATCTCAAATCTGGCTATTGGcagattcaaattgataaaaatcatacttatagaactgcttttaatgtccccTTTGGACAATacgaatggaatgttatgccGTTCGGattaaaaaatgctccttctgaatttcaaaaaattatgaatgatatctttaatccttatatggattttatcattgtctatatagatgatattctagtattCTCAAAGACTCTTGAAAGTCATTTTAAACATCTGCATATTTTTAAgcaaatcattattcaaaatggTCTAGTCATTTCAAAACCAAAGGTCAGTCTATTTCAAACTAGTATTCGATTTCTTGgccataatatttctcaaggctCAATTGAGCCAATACAGCGGGTACTTGAATTCGCTATCAAATTCCCTGATGAAATTACTGACAAAAAGCAACTACAAAGATTTCTTGGCAGTCTTAATTATATCTCTCCCTTCTATCAAAATCTATCTCGTGATCTAGCCCCGCTCTACGATCGTCTGAAAAAGGATCATAAAACTCCGTGGACTAAAGCTCACACTGATTTGGTAAAACTAATCAAAACTCGAGTACAATCTCTTCCTTGCACTTCTCTTGCCAACCCTAATtggttaaaaattattgaaactgaCGCCTCTAATATTGGatatggcggaatacttaaacaagtaaaTCCCCATACAAAATCTGAATGTTTAATTCGATtctattctggtaaatggaccGAAAGCCAGAAGAAATATGCTACGGTTGCTCATGAAATGCTTACCATTGTTAAATGtgtcttaaaatttcaagatgatctttACAATCAAAAATTTGTCATTCGAACAGATGCTCAATCGGTTAAATTCATGTTTGAtaaagactttaaacatgatgcttctaaaaTAATCTTTGCAAG TATGGTTGATCCCCCTTGGCAAATAGCCAGAGGAAGAGGTCGAGGTAGAAATCAAAATCCTGCATATTTGCACCATGGAGGACGAACGAATCCTTCTTATCCACGAAGTACCAGAAACtctgcttatagcacaacaagtTCTAATTTCCCTGTACTCCAACATGGGAATCGAACTCTGGTTAATGCCCGAATCTCTCAGGAGGCATCGTCCTCACAATCGCAAACTCCGAATATTAATCTTGATGATATTCCTGAAACTCATCCTTTATTCCAGCAGATTAAGTCCTATTTATCTGATCAGAAAAAGGCTGCAGATTCCTTTGCATCAATCATTACTGAAAATGAAGATAAACCTTCATATGAGAAACTCGAAGCAAGGGAACTCATTATTTATCTGGAAAATCAGCATATCCCCTCACAAGAAAACTCCGAAGAAGCATGGAGgatcttaaaaaattatttaaccgCTAATGTTTATATGGCAGGAGAATCCTACAAAACACAGACtttttatgaataa